TAAGGGGGTCGCCGACTGCCACCATGTTAGTCAATGAACATGGATGGGTACGGTAGGTCACGACATGACTAACGGTTattgagcttctcggccggGTTATCGATGTGAATATCGCGACGCTGCCCATTTTCAGTTCGGGCAAAGTCCTAGAGCTGTTAGTACGGAATGTAAAGGCGAAAGGTGGAAAGTACATACGTCGCCGCTGTTCTCGACACCCCAGAACACGCCATTGGGATCGGCTGTGAAGCCAATCTCATTCCTGAGACCATATCCATACACCTCCCCTTCGGTATTGTAGTTGAAGCCGTTGCTAGGTGCCTTGCTGGCATCAAAGATTTTGATGATGGCCCTGCCAGTGCCAGGCTGCTGAGATGCCATGTCAAAGTTGGAGTTTGACCCAACTTGCAGCAACACGAGATTGGGCTGCTGGGGGACTACGGCAACCGTTCTCGATGAATGGATGCCGGTTGACATGCCCCTGACGATGGTCTTTTGGTTGCTGATCTTGCGGGTAAGGGGATCGTAGGCCCAGCTCCACAGCGTTGTCTCACTGCTGGCATAGAGTGTCTTGCCGTCTGGAGTGATGGAAAGGCCGTGGTTGATTTGGTTGCCAGATATAAGCATGGCGGTGCTATTGATGCACCCGTTATCTCCAAATGTGTGCACAGAGATGCCACGCGTGTTTTGTGAAACCAGCATGTTGCCCTCGGTGTCCCACACGATGGTGCGCACTTGCTTGAGACCACCAGCAATCTTCATGGCGGACCATCCTGATTCCAACTTGTATTGGTAGCGGAAGTTGGCAACACCACTGCAGCTGGCAGGTTTTGGTAGCTGTCTGACAGCGGCCTCAGTGCctttttgatgttgttaGAATTCAAACGGGAAGACAGGGGCACAAAAAGCAAACTAACCGCTTGCCAAAGCTGCCACCGCAGCGACAATCTTGAACAGATGCATCCTTTGCAATGAATCAAGTGGATATCTATCACGTAATTTTCAGGTTTGAAATGACAGTGACGCTGGATGGGAGCAAAAGACAGCCTGATACCATGCCCAGAAAAGGGACAACAACGAGGTCAAATACTGGAACCGGGGGACGTTCcacgggttggttggtgcATTATGTTCATTGCTATAATATCTAATGAAGTCGTGAGCGAAGATCGCCTCCTGGTTGTAGTAGGAGTCGGGGTGGGATGCTGCGGAATAGAGTGAAGTTGATAGCCTGTTCGGCAGATTGGCTTCCGATAAGTGATGTCTCCGCGAGCAAGGGCTCAGCGGCAGTGGATAGAATGATGCAAGCACGGTGCCTGGAGGAGATGATTGGTTGTGGGGACTTGTGAGAGATTAGGTCCGATGGATGTTGTgccgaggttggtgtttgatgagagGGTTGATGACGAACTCACTGCCTCCTCCATCGGCTgatgggtggtttggtgtgCGTCTGTCTAGGTATATAAGATTCCGTCTGGATTGATCCGGGAGGGCTTTTACATACCTTGGTAGATAAGACCTAGAATAT
The sequence above is a segment of the Podospora pseudocomata strain CBS 415.72m chromosome 2 map unlocalized CBS415.72m_2, whole genome shotgun sequence genome. Coding sequences within it:
- a CDS encoding uncharacterized protein (EggNog:ENOG503NWAN; COG:G; CAZy:AA12), producing the protein MHLFKIVAAVAALASGTEAAVRQLPKPASCSGVANFRYQYKLESGWSAMKIAGGLKQVRTIVWDTEGNMLVSQNTRGISVHTFGDNGCINSTAMLISGNQINHGLSITPDGKTLYASSETTLWSWAYDPLTRKISNQKTIVRGMSTGIHSSRTVAVVPQQPNLVLLQVGSNSNFDMASQQPGTGRAIIKIFDASKAPSNGFNYNTEGEVYGYGLRNEIGFTADPNGVFWGVENSGDDFARTENGQRRDIHIDNPAEKLNNLGDPLTVRNAWYGYPTCFSVWNPANFPNSNLKTGSHFVVSPNSSYNDATCNGRAVPPRLTFQAHSAPIANTFDSDAKNMYVTFHGSWNRQPATGFKVVQIPFTKLPNGTYEPVAPADSMTGYKDIFSAPNPGSCTANGLTMSNCFRLTAAAWDPAGRGLFVGSDNSAEGEIYVLTPN